From a single Paraburkholderia sp. D15 genomic region:
- a CDS encoding FHA domain-containing protein encodes MPIVTPSSRIPPMPLSRFQPIRLTIVAGHGEALPNQPGALFDAAGGSIGRAADNHLVLADDDDDATIARHHARLTVDGNAWLLANTSEHAAIAVNGKLVAPRERTALRAGDIVNIGAYVLRAEAASAEPAWDQHEGFARNAQPSAAHATDTFNPLRYDATPTRDASNDRPLDHAQFTPLHDLLDTPLDPLALFGAPASDWPGSRWNDTAWHDPSATDLFDDLGSTPGTGFESPPIANASGHAIRDDVPEFDGHLHLPIAAHPSPVSSETSASTVAAEIAAASSAAMSTANANAHTADYANPFARLHDTMAPVVRVAVTVPDYSGKSPRRVAHQPGTLNKTGNAPPASSPPLPPPPPPAALVQAFLEGAGIAPSAEAAAEAGLTPKLMHTLGALVRALRQPDSPN; translated from the coding sequence GTGCCCATCGTGACGCCATCCAGCAGGATTCCCCCTATGCCCCTTTCCCGCTTTCAACCGATCCGCCTGACCATCGTCGCCGGTCACGGCGAGGCCCTGCCGAACCAACCGGGCGCGCTCTTCGATGCGGCCGGCGGATCGATCGGCCGCGCCGCCGACAACCACCTCGTTCTGGCCGACGATGACGACGACGCGACGATCGCACGTCACCACGCGCGACTCACCGTCGACGGCAACGCATGGCTGCTCGCCAATACCAGCGAGCACGCGGCGATCGCGGTCAACGGCAAGCTCGTCGCGCCGCGCGAGCGGACAGCATTGCGCGCCGGCGACATCGTCAATATCGGCGCCTACGTGTTGCGAGCCGAAGCCGCCAGCGCGGAACCAGCGTGGGATCAGCACGAGGGCTTCGCGCGAAACGCCCAGCCTTCAGCCGCCCATGCTACCGATACGTTCAATCCACTGCGCTACGACGCAACGCCAACGCGCGACGCATCAAATGATCGCCCGCTCGACCACGCGCAGTTCACGCCATTGCACGATCTGCTCGACACGCCCTTGGACCCGCTCGCGCTGTTCGGCGCACCGGCGTCCGACTGGCCGGGTAGTCGCTGGAACGACACCGCATGGCACGACCCAAGCGCCACGGATCTGTTCGACGATCTCGGCTCGACGCCAGGAACTGGATTCGAATCTCCACCCATCGCCAACGCTTCCGGTCACGCGATCCGCGACGACGTGCCGGAATTCGACGGTCATCTGCATTTGCCGATCGCCGCGCATCCGTCGCCCGTTTCTTCGGAAACGAGCGCAAGCACAGTTGCTGCCGAAATCGCCGCGGCAAGTTCCGCGGCAATGTCGACGGCGAACGCCAACGCGCACACGGCCGACTACGCCAACCCGTTCGCCCGGCTGCACGACACCATGGCGCCCGTGGTACGTGTCGCCGTTACCGTGCCGGACTACAGCGGAAAATCTCCGCGACGGGTTGCGCATCAGCCAGGTACGCTGAATAAAACGGGCAACGCGCCGCCAGCGTCGTCTCCGCCGCTACCTCCACCACCGCCGCCCGCAGCGCTCGTCCAGGCTTTCCTCGAAGGCGCCGGCATCGCCCCTTCGGCAGAGGCAGCCGCCGAAGCCGGCCTCACACCGAAACTCATGCATACCCTCGGCGCCCTCGTTCGGGCACTCAGGCAACCCGACAGCCCAAATTGA
- a CDS encoding HlyC/CorC family transporter, whose protein sequence is MEQLPLWAQIGAVCLLLICSSFFSISETAMMAINRHRLKHLANQNTLGAKTTQTLLARTDQLLSVVLIGNNLFNTIIPVLTTSIALHTFGHNNLVLSIATGIVAFLIIVFAEITPKIVGATFPEKIALPASLLIAPMMRVAKPLVWFVNLFANSILRVLHINTKGAHDQRLSTEELRTIVLESGSFMPTKHRSILLNLFDLENISVDDVMIPRRRIEALDFDAPFEQILHQLETCYHNKLIVYQGDIDRVLGVLHVRKTLAALHNQELERETLRELLAEPYFVPSGTPVFQQLQYFQESRHRTALVVNEYGELQGLVTPEDIIEELIGEFTTSIPRSASTRGGWNDSGECIVAGSMPLRELNRWLQLTLPTDGPKTLNGLILEILEDIPDGDVCVQIGDVKLEVMRSDDQAIRTVKLFKPPVRGSTKAVRPTRH, encoded by the coding sequence GTGGAACAACTTCCGCTCTGGGCGCAGATCGGCGCCGTCTGCCTGCTGCTCATCTGCTCCAGTTTCTTTTCGATTTCCGAAACGGCGATGATGGCGATCAACCGTCATCGTCTGAAACATCTCGCCAATCAGAACACGCTCGGCGCGAAAACCACCCAAACCCTGCTCGCCCGTACCGACCAGTTACTGAGCGTGGTGCTGATCGGCAACAACCTGTTCAATACGATCATCCCGGTGCTCACCACCTCGATCGCGCTGCACACCTTCGGCCACAACAACCTCGTGCTCTCCATCGCGACCGGCATCGTCGCGTTCCTGATCATCGTGTTCGCCGAAATCACGCCGAAGATCGTCGGCGCGACCTTCCCGGAAAAGATCGCGCTGCCCGCGAGCCTGCTGATCGCGCCGATGATGCGCGTCGCGAAACCGCTCGTCTGGTTCGTCAATCTGTTCGCCAATTCGATCCTCCGCGTCCTCCATATCAATACCAAGGGCGCGCACGATCAGCGCCTGTCCACCGAGGAGCTGCGCACCATCGTGCTCGAGTCGGGCAGCTTCATGCCCACCAAGCACCGCAGCATCCTGCTCAACCTGTTCGACCTCGAAAACATTTCCGTCGACGACGTGATGATTCCGCGCCGCCGTATCGAAGCGCTGGACTTCGACGCGCCATTCGAACAGATCCTGCATCAACTCGAAACCTGCTATCACAACAAGCTGATCGTCTACCAGGGCGATATCGACCGGGTGCTCGGCGTGCTGCACGTACGCAAGACCCTGGCTGCGCTGCACAACCAGGAACTCGAACGCGAGACCCTGCGCGAGCTGCTGGCCGAGCCGTACTTCGTGCCCTCCGGCACGCCAGTGTTCCAGCAATTGCAGTACTTCCAGGAAAGCCGCCACCGTACCGCGCTGGTGGTCAACGAGTACGGCGAACTGCAGGGCCTCGTCACGCCGGAAGACATCATCGAGGAACTGATCGGCGAATTCACCACCTCCATCCCGCGTAGCGCGAGCACGCGCGGTGGCTGGAACGACAGCGGCGAGTGCATCGTGGCGGGCAGCATGCCGTTGCGCGAACTGAACCGCTGGCTGCAACTGACGCTACCCACCGACGGCCCCAAGACGCTCAACGGCCTGATCCTCGAAATTCTCGAAGACATTCCGGATGGCGACGTCTGCGTGCAGATCGGCGACGTGAAGCTCGAAGTGATGCGCAGCGACGATCAAGCGATCCGCACCGTCAAACTCTTCAAGCCGCCCGTGCGCGGCAGCACGAAGGCCGTCAGACCCACGCGTCACTGA